A genomic window from Candidatus Nitrosotenuis uzonensis includes:
- a CDS encoding phosphoadenylyl-sulfate reductase — protein sequence MPRFTQEQVDQINSKLKTPEDALKWAYDTFGEKIAKASSFGAEDSVVTDMIIKINPKARFFTLDTGRLNQETYDVMDSLSKRYGIKFEVMFPNTQQVEQMVRTKGINLFYESVENRKLCCEIRKVHPLNKILGTLDAWITGLRRDQNENRSKASMVEIDRMHGGIIKVNPIIEWTWEQVLDYIKSKNIPYNKLLDKGYTSIGCEPCTRPIKPGEDLRAGRWWWESDQHKECGLHMDHTAR from the coding sequence TCCAAGCTAAAGACACCCGAGGACGCCTTAAAGTGGGCGTATGATACTTTTGGCGAAAAGATAGCCAAGGCGTCAAGCTTTGGAGCAGAGGACTCTGTTGTTACCGACATGATAATTAAGATCAACCCCAAGGCAAGATTTTTCACACTGGACACGGGCAGGCTCAATCAGGAGACATACGATGTGATGGACAGCCTGAGCAAAAGATACGGAATAAAATTCGAGGTGATGTTCCCTAATACTCAACAGGTCGAGCAGATGGTAAGAACCAAGGGCATAAACCTGTTCTATGAGAGCGTGGAGAACAGAAAGCTGTGCTGCGAGATACGTAAGGTGCACCCACTAAACAAGATTCTTGGAACACTTGATGCATGGATTACCGGCCTGAGGCGAGACCAAAACGAAAATAGGTCCAAGGCATCGATGGTCGAAATAGACAGAATGCACGGAGGAATTATCAAAGTAAACCCGATTATAGAGTGGACATGGGAGCAGGTACTTGATTACATCAAATCAAAGAACATCCCGTACAACAAGCTGCTGGACAAAGGATACACAAGCATCGGCTGCGAGCCGTGCACGCGCCCAATAAAGCCTGGTGAGGATCTGAGGGCCGGGCGATGGTGGTGGGAATCCGATCAACACAAGGAATGTGGTCTTCACATGGACCACACGGCAAGATGA
- a CDS encoding aconitase X swivel domain-containing protein, protein MKVIVRGKASGSILKTNTPINFLGSVDKKSGIISDDKHDLVGRSVKNCILVFPHGVGSSVGAYTIYSLKSSGSAPYAMVCKKADITVASGCALANIPLVIASEQEYERLQSGQQLSIDTDML, encoded by the coding sequence ATGAAGGTGATAGTGAGGGGTAAGGCCAGCGGCAGCATTCTGAAGACAAACACGCCGATTAACTTTCTTGGCTCCGTTGACAAAAAATCGGGCATCATATCTGATGACAAGCACGATCTAGTTGGAAGGTCAGTCAAGAACTGCATCCTTGTATTTCCTCATGGGGTTGGCAGCAGTGTTGGGGCGTACACGATATACTCGTTAAAGTCAAGCGGCTCTGCGCCGTACGCGATGGTGTGCAAAAAGGCAGACATCACGGTGGCCTCAGGATGCGCGCTTGCCAACATTCCGCTGGTAATTGCATCAGAGCAAGAATACGAAAGGCTGCAAAGCGGCCAGCAGCTTAGCATTGACACTGACATGTTATAG
- the cobI gene encoding precorrin-2 C(20)-methyltransferase: MHELVCVGCGPGDPELLTVKAVKAIQSAEVIACPTAKEGKPSIALSVVESLIGNHEIVNLVFPMVKDKDTLESTWEKNTQILANKVLEGKKVVYLTVGDPYLYSTWIYLHRELQLKFPQIKISVIPGIVSMFTFASKVGISLAEGAETMAVIPSCYDLSRVKETAKNCDTMIFLKDGRYFDQVIKLLKESGFSDDSIFAIGQDLGTPNEIVRKMRLGDVNESTLTTKYFSIMVVKRA, translated from the coding sequence ATGCACGAGCTTGTCTGTGTGGGTTGCGGTCCGGGGGATCCGGAACTTTTAACGGTCAAGGCAGTCAAGGCAATCCAGTCGGCCGAGGTCATCGCGTGCCCGACGGCAAAGGAAGGCAAGCCTAGCATAGCGCTATCTGTGGTGGAATCACTGATTGGAAATCATGAGATAGTCAATCTGGTGTTCCCTATGGTAAAGGACAAGGACACGCTGGAGAGCACCTGGGAGAAGAACACACAGATTCTTGCAAACAAGGTTCTTGAAGGAAAAAAAGTCGTCTATCTTACTGTTGGAGATCCATATCTTTACAGCACGTGGATCTATCTGCACCGCGAACTGCAGCTAAAGTTTCCGCAGATAAAGATCTCAGTCATTCCGGGTATAGTCTCGATGTTTACGTTTGCATCAAAGGTTGGGATAAGCCTGGCGGAGGGGGCGGAGACCATGGCAGTGATACCATCATGCTATGATCTGTCACGTGTCAAGGAAACGGCAAAGAACTGCGATACTATGATATTTCTCAAGGATGGAAGGTATTTTGATCAGGTAATCAAGCTGCTAAAAGAATCTGGGTTTTCAGATGATTCGATATTTGCAATAGGGCAGGACCTTGGAACCCCAAACGAGATTGTAAGGAAGATGAGGCTTGGAGATGTCAATGAGAGCACGTTGACTACAAAGTATTTTTCTATAATGGTGGTAAAACGTGCATAA
- a CDS encoding Mut7-C RNAse domain-containing protein, which produces MTEFVADAMLGTLAKKLRILGFDCKYFASINDEEIAALAKADSRTIITKDKLLAQKCKKQDIRVIYLESHSEKEHLIKIARVCNLRYAVDASNARCTSCNGCLKKADRSIITLMPQLTHISQFWQCLDCKHIYWEGSHIRNLKKFISEVNVELQNKR; this is translated from the coding sequence TTGACTGAGTTTGTTGCAGACGCAATGCTTGGAACGCTGGCAAAGAAATTAAGGATTTTGGGCTTTGACTGCAAGTACTTTGCGTCAATAAATGATGAGGAGATTGCCGCTCTTGCAAAAGCCGACTCTCGCACAATTATTACAAAAGACAAGCTGCTTGCGCAAAAATGCAAAAAGCAGGATATCAGAGTAATCTACCTTGAATCACATTCTGAAAAGGAACATCTAATCAAGATAGCAAGAGTGTGTAATCTAAGATACGCCGTAGACGCATCAAATGCGCGCTGCACATCATGTAATGGTTGCCTTAAAAAAGCAGACAGGTCCATCATAACCTTGATGCCTCAGCTCACCCATATCAGTCAGTTCTGGCAGTGTCTTGACTGCAAGCATATCTACTGGGAGGGAAGTCATATTAGAAACTTGAAGAAATTCATAAGTGAAGTCAATGTCGAATTACAAAATAAGCGATGA
- a CDS encoding aconitase X, which yields MELTREEELALKGEYGETMETAYRILVAIGEATNAERLVPIKWAHLSGVNYNTIGDAGQEFLSKLSQNARVKVMTTVNPMGFDFEKVSNYNLSDEFIQKQKSIKESYERMGVVPSFSCIPYEIFDIPQNGTQVSFAESNAAIYANSVSGLRTNKESAFSALASALTGKSPYSDLRKNDKPNLTIRMKVDEPNEMTMGMLGYFAGKVADNSVSISGVKNLDRRSCKSLCGGMGTSGRCGKFFLEDTPGSEKIDFDKKEMQNVFDELNTADRGDIVTLGSPQLGLGEMEDLSVMLKGRSFKKRCMVFCPRAVQEQARKLGYTNEIERAGCEILSDCCTCLTPLVDKSQIDSVTTNSIKGAYYLKNSTGVDVNLKPLSHIIRDETK from the coding sequence GTGGAGCTTACACGAGAAGAGGAGCTTGCGCTAAAGGGCGAATATGGGGAGACCATGGAGACTGCATACAGGATCCTGGTGGCAATAGGAGAGGCAACAAATGCAGAAAGACTCGTGCCGATCAAGTGGGCGCACCTCTCTGGCGTAAACTATAACACCATCGGCGATGCAGGCCAAGAGTTTCTCTCAAAGCTATCGCAGAACGCCAGAGTAAAGGTGATGACCACGGTGAACCCGATGGGATTTGATTTTGAAAAGGTATCAAACTATAACCTTTCAGACGAGTTCATACAAAAACAGAAGAGCATCAAGGAATCGTATGAAAGGATGGGCGTGGTTCCTTCGTTTTCCTGTATACCGTACGAGATATTTGACATTCCTCAGAACGGAACACAGGTATCGTTTGCGGAAAGTAACGCTGCAATTTATGCAAACTCTGTTAGCGGCCTGAGGACCAACAAAGAATCAGCGTTCTCGGCTCTGGCAAGCGCCCTGACAGGCAAGAGCCCGTATTCGGATCTTAGAAAGAATGACAAGCCCAACCTTACAATAAGAATGAAAGTTGACGAGCCAAACGAGATGACCATGGGAATGTTAGGCTACTTTGCAGGCAAGGTTGCAGACAATTCAGTTTCAATATCTGGAGTCAAAAACCTTGATAGGCGGAGCTGCAAATCCCTGTGCGGCGGCATGGGAACATCAGGACGATGCGGCAAGTTCTTTTTGGAGGATACTCCTGGTTCGGAGAAGATAGATTTTGACAAAAAAGAAATGCAGAATGTCTTTGATGAGCTAAACACTGCAGACAGGGGTGATATAGTGACACTGGGCAGCCCACAGCTGGGCCTTGGAGAGATGGAGGATCTTTCAGTGATGCTCAAGGGACGCTCGTTTAAGAAAAGGTGCATGGTGTTCTGTCCAAGAGCTGTACAAGAGCAGGCAAGAAAGCTTGGATACACAAACGAGATAGAGAGGGCAGGATGCGAGATTCTCTCTGACTGCTGCACGTGCTTGACGCCGCTTGTAGACAAAAGCCAGATAGACTCTGTGACTACAAACAGCATCAAAGGTGCATACTATCTGAAGAACTCGACGGGAGTTGATGTGAATCTAAAACCGCTATCACACATAATACGAGATGAGACAAAATGA
- the sat gene encoding sulfate adenylyltransferase, translating to MSSQGAIRPHGGRLISRISNKDASGAYSITVSDDLANDVENIADGIFSPLEGFLLQDDYESVIRRGRLGNDLPWTVPIVLDVDKETAEKMRQAGDVALKTKQGGQFALLHVEQVYTFDKQATAQAVYGTTDQNHPGVAKTFSMSDYLVGGKIDYITRPKDDPIRKYRMNPEQTRKAFSDAGWKTIVAFQTRNPPHVAHEMLQKTSLTTHDGVFVNPLIGKKKSGDFADDVILESYLAMIEHYYPKNRCVLATLHTEMRYAGPKEAIHHAIMRQNYGCTHIIIGRDHAGVGKYYSPFAAQEIFSDFTDLEIKPIFFPAFYYCKKCLTFTNERACPHSPEFHEQISGTKLRSMIEEGQAPSEFILRPEVSKVIMGHKKPFVD from the coding sequence ATGAGCTCACAGGGCGCTATCAGGCCTCATGGCGGCAGGCTGATTAGCAGAATCTCAAACAAGGATGCAAGCGGGGCGTACTCGATTACGGTCTCCGATGATCTTGCAAACGATGTTGAAAATATTGCAGACGGGATATTCAGCCCGCTGGAGGGGTTTTTGCTCCAGGACGACTATGAGAGCGTCATAAGAAGGGGAAGGCTTGGAAACGATCTTCCGTGGACCGTTCCAATAGTGCTTGACGTTGACAAGGAGACAGCAGAGAAGATGAGGCAGGCAGGCGATGTCGCATTAAAGACAAAGCAGGGAGGCCAGTTTGCCTTGCTCCACGTGGAGCAAGTGTACACATTTGACAAGCAGGCAACGGCGCAGGCAGTGTATGGGACGACGGACCAGAACCACCCCGGGGTTGCAAAGACGTTTTCGATGAGCGATTATCTGGTTGGCGGCAAGATAGATTACATTACAAGGCCCAAGGATGACCCGATAAGAAAGTACAGGATGAACCCCGAGCAGACAAGAAAGGCATTCTCTGATGCCGGATGGAAAACCATAGTGGCATTCCAGACAAGGAATCCTCCTCACGTGGCGCACGAAATGTTGCAAAAGACATCGCTTACCACACACGATGGCGTGTTTGTAAACCCACTGATTGGAAAGAAAAAGTCAGGCGACTTTGCAGACGATGTCATACTGGAATCGTACCTTGCAATGATAGAGCACTATTATCCAAAGAACAGATGCGTCCTTGCCACACTGCACACAGAGATGAGGTATGCAGGGCCCAAAGAGGCAATACACCATGCAATCATGAGGCAGAACTACGGGTGCACGCACATCATAATAGGAAGGGATCATGCAGGTGTGGGCAAGTACTATTCCCCGTTTGCCGCGCAGGAGATATTCTCTGACTTTACCGACCTTGAGATAAAGCCGATATTCTTTCCGGCGTTTTACTATTGCAAAAAATGTCTCACATTTACAAACGAGCGCGCATGTCCGCACAGTCCGGAATTCCACGAGCAGATAAGCGGAACCAAGCTGCGCTCGATGATAGAGGAAGGCCAGGCCCCATCAGAGTTCATCCTGCGACCTGAGGTCTCAAAGGTAATAATGGGCCACAAAAAACCGTTTGTGGATTAA
- the cbiT gene encoding precorrin-6Y C5,15-methyltransferase (decarboxylating) subunit CbiT — MWEYRTPGIPDEYFERTEEVPITKEEPRSLQISKARLSGGYIVYDIGCGSGSITVEAALQVGRDGRVYAIDVDPKAVELTKKNLAKFGISNVDVILSDAKQKIAELPPADAIFVGGTGGDTEEIVRMCYEKLKPKSRIVIGVILIETLYAVLNVVQGLGFSEIDITQVTISKSKKTSTGTMMLARNPVTIISATK, encoded by the coding sequence ATGTGGGAATACAGAACGCCAGGCATACCTGATGAATACTTTGAGAGAACAGAGGAGGTTCCAATAACAAAGGAGGAGCCAAGGTCACTACAGATAAGCAAGGCAAGACTGTCTGGGGGGTACATTGTATACGATATAGGCTGCGGCAGCGGCTCGATAACGGTTGAAGCTGCGCTGCAGGTAGGAAGGGATGGCAGGGTGTATGCGATAGATGTGGATCCAAAAGCAGTGGAGCTGACAAAGAAAAATCTTGCAAAGTTTGGAATTTCAAATGTTGATGTGATACTCTCTGATGCCAAACAAAAGATAGCAGAGCTGCCTCCAGCTGATGCAATTTTTGTAGGCGGTACTGGAGGTGACACTGAAGAGATAGTTAGGATGTGCTACGAGAAACTAAAGCCAAAATCAAGGATTGTGATTGGCGTGATTCTGATAGAGACGCTTTATGCAGTGCTAAATGTGGTGCAAGGTCTTGGCTTTTCAGAAATTGACATAACACAGGTTACGATATCAAAAAGCAAAAAAACGTCCACTGGAACTATGATGCTGGCAAGGAACCCGGTCACGATAATATCTGCCACAAAATAA
- a CDS encoding endonuclease III domain-containing protein, producing the protein MEKILRGMMETMNSVRPPRMTALRQLHDVENGRPFAILIGTILSARTKDENTTKVVRDLFLHYKTVDELASAKIRDVEKIIRSIGFYHVKAKRIIDVAKIIKSQYNGKVPEDMDELITLPGVGRKTANCVLVYAFEKPAIPVDIHVHRISNRLGLVSTKTPEETELALMEKIPKKYWLEINDTFVMYGQNICKPVSPMCDVCKIKKLCKYYSTSAS; encoded by the coding sequence ATGGAAAAGATCCTGCGCGGCATGATGGAGACAATGAACTCAGTCAGGCCGCCCCGCATGACTGCGTTGCGCCAGCTGCATGATGTTGAGAACGGCCGACCCTTTGCAATCCTTATTGGAACCATACTGTCCGCAAGGACAAAGGATGAGAACACCACAAAGGTTGTCAGGGATCTGTTTTTGCACTACAAGACAGTCGACGAGCTTGCATCTGCCAAGATAAGAGATGTTGAAAAGATAATCAGGTCAATCGGGTTCTACCATGTAAAGGCAAAAAGGATAATCGATGTTGCAAAGATAATCAAGTCCCAGTACAACGGCAAGGTACCTGAAGATATGGACGAGCTCATCACGCTGCCCGGAGTTGGAAGAAAGACTGCAAACTGCGTCCTAGTTTACGCGTTTGAAAAGCCTGCCATACCAGTAGACATCCACGTGCACCGCATCTCAAACAGGCTAGGCCTTGTCAGCACAAAGACGCCAGAAGAGACCGAGCTTGCCCTGATGGAAAAAATACCAAAAAAATACTGGCTTGAGATTAACGATACATTTGTCATGTACGGCCAGAACATCTGCAAGCCTGTATCGCCGATGTGTGATGTGTGCAAGATAAAAAAGCTCTGCAAATATTATTCTACGAGCGCTTCTTGA
- the cobM gene encoding precorrin-4 C(11)-methyltransferase: protein MHKVYFVGCGPGDPDLITVKAKKLLQKADVVVYSGSLIPEKILGMCKKAKMHDASGLIREEIFDILSKNAKRGKTVVRLHDGDPAIYGAIREQTDSLQKEGIEFEVVPGVTSFLASSAALGLQLTLPGITQTIIITRAEKRTKVPRQEQISELAKHKSTMIFYLSVHLLSDIVREAVKGGYALSTPTAVVYRASWPDQKVITGTLSDIVKKVWAEKITRTAIVIIGDVIQPKSYEYSKLYDKSFSHGYRKAKARQNLK from the coding sequence GTGCATAAAGTCTACTTTGTGGGTTGCGGGCCTGGCGATCCGGATTTGATAACAGTCAAAGCAAAAAAGCTACTGCAAAAGGCCGACGTTGTGGTGTATTCGGGATCTTTGATACCTGAGAAGATACTTGGGATGTGCAAAAAGGCAAAAATGCATGATGCGTCAGGCCTGATAAGAGAGGAGATATTTGATATTTTGAGCAAGAATGCGAAAAGGGGCAAAACAGTTGTACGATTGCACGACGGGGATCCTGCCATTTACGGGGCAATCAGGGAGCAGACAGACAGTCTGCAAAAGGAGGGAATAGAGTTTGAGGTGGTCCCTGGGGTTACATCGTTTCTTGCATCATCTGCTGCCTTGGGCTTACAGCTTACGCTGCCTGGCATAACGCAGACAATAATCATCACAAGGGCAGAAAAGCGCACCAAGGTTCCAAGGCAGGAGCAGATAAGCGAGCTTGCAAAGCACAAGTCCACCATGATATTCTATCTGAGCGTGCACCTGTTATCTGATATAGTAAGGGAGGCAGTCAAGGGCGGATACGCGCTATCCACACCAACAGCTGTAGTGTACAGGGCAAGCTGGCCTGACCAGAAAGTAATTACTGGAACGTTATCTGATATTGTAAAGAAGGTCTGGGCAGAAAAGATAACACGCACAGCAATTGTGATTATCGGCGATGTGATACAACCAAAGTCATACGAGTATTCAAAACTATATGACAAGTCGTTCAGTCATGGATACAGAAAGGCAAAGGCTAGGCAGAATTTAAAATAA
- a CDS encoding TIGR00296 family protein, translated as MSNYKISDEDGVSLVRAARSIVTEFVKSGRKIKLDENERKRFSFECGIFVTLEKESDLRGCIGFPLPRRLDTALPEAAIAAATNDPRFPPVTVDELDKITFEVTVLTPPVELKVEPSQIPSSIKVGRDGLIVKQGPYSGLLLPQVPVEYGWNEQEFLAHTCQKAGLPQDCWKKEDTRVFSFEGIIFRESSPNGQVVRHFL; from the coding sequence ATGTCGAATTACAAAATAAGCGATGAGGACGGCGTCAGTCTTGTCAGAGCTGCAAGAAGTATAGTTACCGAATTTGTCAAGAGCGGCCGCAAAATCAAACTGGACGAAAATGAAAGAAAGCGATTCTCCTTTGAATGTGGAATATTTGTCACACTTGAAAAAGAATCTGATCTGAGAGGCTGCATAGGCTTTCCACTGCCCCGCAGGCTTGATACTGCGCTTCCAGAGGCTGCCATAGCTGCTGCAACAAATGATCCCAGATTCCCCCCAGTCACGGTTGATGAGCTTGACAAGATAACATTTGAGGTAACAGTACTCACGCCACCAGTTGAGCTCAAAGTCGAGCCATCCCAGATACCATCATCAATCAAAGTAGGCAGGGACGGCCTCATAGTAAAGCAGGGACCATACTCCGGCCTGCTGCTGCCCCAAGTGCCGGTCGAATATGGCTGGAACGAACAAGAGTTTCTAGCTCATACGTGCCAGAAGGCAGGCCTGCCGCAAGACTGCTGGAAGAAAGAAGACACCAGGGTGTTCTCGTTTGAAGGAATAATATTCAGAGAGAGCAGTCCAAACGGCCAGGTAGTAAGGCACTTTCTATAA
- the rqcH gene encoding ribosome rescue protein RqcH — translation MALAGIELTFLVKEIARAADGYYVNNIYAINRNSILFKLHHPEKPDIFLVLSTIGMWLTGIKIDQIEENRMIKRLRDDLLRMKITKIEQIGVERIAYITFSGFDKEFVLICEFFGDGNLLLCDSNLKILALLHSIEVRHRELKVGMTYAPPPQMGLNIFDINEKNFDEARSVTTPIARWLGRTFGLPAKYAEQILNLAKINLETPADHLTHDDIKQIVQVASTLTKRIVSGQHEPAILKTEKGLDVYPVKPDGAQDTENVPTFMEGLDRVLSKTLLEQGKKAQSTEIDKKISELQSVIDEQDRAVQQVKEKSESIAKVAKALFALSSQGVISIADPRSIETLKSQNAEIIKEKGITYVKINSEKVQIKENSSIPAIASLLYDESKKQASAIQYILNLREKNQIAIEKLRKQSVTAKDSISYTQMQKKSWFERYRWFFTSDDLLAIGGRDSSSNSAIIRKHLAKSDKVFHAEVFGSPFFILKDVPEQIPFDSLNEVAHATVCFSRAWREAMYGMSAYWINPEQVKKAAPSGQFLAKGSFVLEGQKNFVKISDLVLAIGIMKKDNRHMITCGPPEPIKKNCICFAIIKPGGSDMPDVAKKLRSDFIKLEEDIAKNFTVDDYVRVLPAGQSHITEVVHSKVD, via the coding sequence ATGGCGCTGGCTGGAATTGAGCTCACCTTTCTTGTAAAAGAAATAGCACGAGCCGCTGACGGATATTATGTAAATAACATTTACGCAATAAATCGCAACAGCATTCTCTTCAAGCTCCACCATCCGGAAAAGCCAGACATATTCTTGGTGCTCTCAACTATCGGTATGTGGCTTACCGGCATCAAAATAGACCAAATAGAGGAAAACCGCATGATAAAGCGCCTGCGCGATGACCTGCTAAGAATGAAGATAACAAAAATAGAGCAGATAGGCGTGGAGCGGATCGCATACATAACGTTCTCAGGTTTTGACAAAGAATTTGTGCTTATCTGCGAATTTTTCGGCGACGGAAACTTACTGCTCTGCGATAGCAATCTGAAAATTCTTGCCCTGCTCCATTCCATCGAGGTAAGACACCGTGAGCTCAAAGTCGGCATGACATATGCCCCCCCTCCCCAGATGGGCCTTAACATATTTGATATAAACGAGAAGAATTTTGATGAGGCAAGATCAGTTACAACACCGATAGCTAGGTGGCTTGGCAGAACCTTCGGCCTGCCTGCAAAGTACGCCGAACAGATACTAAATCTTGCAAAAATTAATCTGGAAACACCTGCAGATCATCTAACACATGATGACATAAAACAGATCGTCCAGGTGGCAAGCACCCTGACAAAAAGAATTGTCAGTGGCCAGCACGAGCCTGCAATACTCAAAACTGAGAAAGGACTTGATGTATACCCAGTAAAGCCTGATGGTGCGCAAGATACGGAAAACGTCCCGACCTTCATGGAAGGACTTGATAGGGTTTTATCAAAGACACTGCTTGAGCAGGGCAAAAAAGCTCAGAGTACCGAGATTGACAAAAAAATATCAGAGCTGCAAAGTGTAATAGACGAGCAGGACAGGGCAGTCCAGCAGGTGAAGGAAAAATCCGAGTCAATAGCCAAGGTGGCAAAGGCACTTTTTGCACTAAGCTCGCAAGGCGTAATCTCAATAGCAGATCCCCGCTCTATTGAGACCCTCAAGTCACAAAACGCCGAGATCATCAAGGAAAAAGGAATAACATATGTAAAGATAAACAGTGAAAAAGTGCAGATAAAGGAGAACTCTTCCATACCGGCAATAGCCTCACTCCTTTACGATGAATCAAAAAAGCAGGCATCTGCAATTCAATACATACTCAACCTAAGGGAGAAAAACCAAATAGCAATAGAAAAGCTCAGAAAACAATCAGTTACAGCAAAGGATTCCATCTCATATACACAAATGCAAAAGAAGAGCTGGTTTGAGCGGTACCGCTGGTTCTTCACATCCGATGACCTCCTTGCAATAGGCGGCCGCGACTCCTCGTCAAACTCGGCCATTATAAGAAAGCATCTTGCCAAGTCAGACAAGGTGTTCCATGCAGAAGTGTTTGGCTCGCCATTTTTCATTTTAAAGGACGTGCCAGAGCAGATCCCATTTGACTCTCTAAATGAAGTGGCCCATGCCACTGTATGCTTTAGCAGGGCATGGAGGGAGGCAATGTACGGAATGAGTGCCTACTGGATAAACCCAGAGCAGGTAAAAAAGGCAGCACCAAGCGGGCAGTTCCTCGCAAAAGGATCCTTTGTGCTGGAAGGGCAAAAAAATTTCGTAAAGATCTCAGATCTTGTGCTTGCAATCGGAATCATGAAAAAAGACAACCGCCATATGATAACGTGCGGTCCGCCAGAACCAATAAAGAAAAACTGCATCTGCTTTGCTATAATCAAACCCGGAGGATCCGATATGCCGGACGTTGCAAAAAAGCTCCGGTCTGATTTTATCAAACTGGAAGAAGATATTGCAAAAAACTTTACCGTCGACGACTATGTTCGCGTTTTGCCCGCAGGCCAGAGCCATATAACAGAGGTTGTCCATTCCAAAGTTGACTGA